CACCACCGGCACACCGCCGCAGGTCACCGGGATCTGCAACTCGCCGAGTTCGGTTGTGCTACCTGCCATCGGGGTGACGAAGCGGCTGTAGATCGGCAGCGGGCAGGACCGGACGTAGGCGATATCGCGGTAGCCGCCGTCGATGACGATGCCGCCGAGCTGACGGACGAGCGCACCCCGCGCGAACAGCTCACCGGCGAAGGCGATCTCGCTGCCGCCGCCGTCGACGACGAGCACATCGCCGGGCGCCGCGGTCTCGATCGCGCGGAGCACCGCGAAGAAGTCGCCGGTGCACCGGACGGTGAACGCGGGACCGAAGATCCGCACGGCACCCGAGCGGGGTCGAATCGCACTGTCCAGCACCCGCGTCGATTTATCGGCATCGCACAGCGCGGTGGTATCGACAGCACGGAATTTCTCGACAAGCTGGTCGGCCGGCATCGGTACCGCCCCTTCGAGGGTAGGAATATGCAGTTGACCTGACCTTACCCCGGCCGGGACACGGCTACAGAAACCCCAGTGGTTCTTGCATATTGATGGAGTAGACCTCGCCGAGATACCAGAACAGGGCTCCTGTCGCGGGCTCCGCCTCGTCGACCACGCAATATTCGAGCCCGGTGAGCAGGATGGATCGCCGCTCGGTCAGGCACTGCACCGGTCCCCGCGTTTGGTCGTACACCCCCGCGACCGCGAATCGCTGACCCGATATCGCAATTGTCTTGGGCCCGTTCCACAACCAATCCGGCCGGCCGAAAACGTACCAGTAGCAACCGAACGCGAACGTGGCGGCGACGATGACGGTAGCCAGCAATCCTCGGGCCATGTTCGCCATCTCGCACCTTTCCCGGGCCATGGATTCGCGCAAACAACTGGTTCGAGACGACGCCGGGAGATCATACGCCGGGCACCGTCGCGATCCGCGTCGCCGAACGCTCCCCCAGGTCGGATCGGCGTGCTGCGTCAGGTGCGGACGCTCAGTCCGGCGCGAAGGCGCGCAGCACCGCGTCGACCAGCGCGTCGGCGAACGCCGCGTCGAGCGGGCCGGAACGCATCAGCCAGCGCTGGGTGATCGGCGCGTACAGCAGGTCGAGGATCAGTTCGAGGTCGGCGTCCGGCGGTAATTGCCCCACCTGCTGGGCGCTGCGCAGCCGAGCCAGCTTCGCCGCTTTGATCGGCTGCTCCATCCGGTCCCGATAGGTCCGCGCCAGCTCCGCATCGTTGATGATCTCAAGGTTGAGCGCCCGGATCGGCGCCTCGAACGCCGGGTCGGCGAACTCGGCGACCGTGGCGCGCAACACCGTTCGCAGATCCGCCGCCAGATCGCCGGTGTCCGGCAGCGTGATATCGCCGTCCGCGCCCTCGCTCAGCGCGGCCAGCGCGTCGAAGACCACCGCTCCCTTCGACGGCCACCACCGATAGATCGTCTGCTTCCCCACCCCCGCCCGCGCCGCGATCGCCTCGATCGACAACTTCCCGTACCCGACCTCCGAGATCAGCTCGTACGTCGCGGTCAGAATCGCACTCCGCGACCGCTCACTCCGCCGCCCCGGATCCGGCCCACCAGCTCCCGCCATCCCCCCACCCTACAGCGAAACGAGACGGTCCGTCTTGATTTGAATGCTCAGGTCAGCGATTGAAGGGTGGCGTGCAGGCGGTCGAGGGCGGTGGCTATCCACGGGAGGGCGGTGGGGTCGGTGCTGGTCAGGGCTTGGTGGCGCTGGTCGGGGGTGCTGCCGTAGAGCAGGCTGGTCGCGGCGCGGAAGCGTAGCGCCGTGGGGCTGTCGCCGAAATGTTCGCCGGCCAGGACGCCGATGCCGAAATCGTCCAGCAGGTAGTCGGCCAGGGCGACACCGGTTTCGATGCCGCGTCGGGCGAGTGCGGGCCGGAGGCTTTCCAGGTCCGGGTAGAGATAGAAACCGGCCTGCGGTGCGCGGCAAGCGATTCCGGCCTTGGTGAAGATCGTGTGGGCGGTGGTGGCGACGGCGGCGTGCAGTCGCCGGCTGGCGACGATGCGGTCGGTCACCACTGCCGGCGCGTCGAAGACGAAAGTCGCCGCCGCCTGCATGGGGCCGGACAGGCAGGACCAGATCTCGCTGCCGAGGCCGCTGATCCGTTGCGCCAGTTGCTGTCCGGTGCGACTGGGCGGTGTACGAAGGTATCCGATGCGCCAGCCGCCCAGAGCCATCGACTTGCTCAAGCCGCCGGTCACGATGGTGCGCTGCGGCAACAGCAGGGCTGGACTGCACAGTGTCGCAGGGTCATACGCGAGATCACGATAGATCTCGTCGCAGAGGATCGTCAGCCCGTGCCGATCGGCGATCTCGCATACCCGCCCCATGACCGCCGCGCCGGCCACTGTTCCCGTGGGATTGTCCGGCACGGTCAGGATGAGTATCCGCGGATCGGCGCCCTCGGCGCGCGCGGTTGCGAGCGCCGCCTCGAGCAGGTCGGGGTCCGGCACGCCGCCCACCTCGCGGGGAATCGGCACGCCGATGGCACGCTTGCCGATCACCCCGATCTGCGCCGGATAGCTCACCCACGACGGAATCGGCAGCACGACATCGCCGGGCAGCACCGCGATCGCGGCGAACAGCAACGCCTTGCTCCCCGGCGCGAGCAGCACCTGTTCAGGACTCGTGGGCAGCCCGCCACGCGAGAGATACCGTGCGGCGGCCGCTCGCGCAGGCATGGTCCCGGCCACAGGCGTGTACGAATTCGCCGTCGCCCCTTCGGCCAGTGCCGCAGCGACTTCCGGCAGTACCGGCAGACCTGCTTCGCCGAACCCGAGGTGCAGAATGTCGTCGCCGGCCGCGCGCCGCGCGTTGATCTTCTCGTTCAGGGCCAGCGTGGCGGAGGGCGCGACCATGGCATCCATCAGGCGTCCGCGATGGGCAGTCGGTATTCCCGGCGCACGCTGGTGCCGAGCTTGCCGATGTGCGCGCCGTAGATATGGATCGAAATCACCGTTGTCGCACCGGCATTACGCACCAGATGGATATCTCCGGGCGGCGCGAAACCCACCGCCGTGCCTGCCGCGTTGGTCGCGTCGGCCGCCACCACCAGCCGCGCGCTCGGCCCCGCGCCGCGCAACTCGTACCGCTGTTCGGTCTCGGTGCCCTCGTAAACGCCTGCGACACACCAGGCCACATGATCATGGATCGGCGTCTGCTGTCCCGGCCGCCAGACGATGGCCACCACGGAGAAGCTGCCGTCGTCCTCGGTGTGCACCAGGTGCTGCCGATACCGCTGCGGATCGCCCTCGCGGTACTGCTCGGGCAGCAGACCCGGCTGCCGCAGGAAGGGCTCGAGCCGTTCGGCGACGAGCCGGGCCGCCTCGGCGGGCGGACGTTCGAGCAGCACGACTTCCCTTACCGCGCAGACGAGATCGGCGAGCTGTGGCGTGCTGGGTGCGGCTGTGCTGGTCGTCATACGGACCAGGATGCGGCTACGGACCGGTGCGGTCTACTTAGACATTCTTGCCGATACCCAAGGATCACTTATGGATGGAACAGAGTTGGACACAACAGGTTTCAGGTCAGGGTCATCGCATTGGCGGCACACTGGATGGCTTCCATCATCAGCTGGGTGACCGGGATCTTCTGATGACCGGACAGCGTGTACGCCGCCACCGTCCGCGAGTCCGCGGGAATCACCGGGCGGCTGACCACCTTCGGGTGCCGGATGAACGACTGCACCATGCTCGGCATCACCGCGACCCCGGTGCCCTCCGCCACCAGGCTCTGCACGGCGAGGTTGTCGTCGGTGGTGAAATCGATGTGCGGTTCGAAACCCGCGGTCGCGCACGATTCGATGAAATGGCTTCGGCAGCGCACACATCCCGCGATCCAGCGTTCCTCGGCCAGCTGCGCCAACTCGACCGTGCGACGCCGGGCCAGCGCGTGCCCGCGCGGCAGCAGCACGATCAGCGGGTCGTCGAGCAGCGAAACCTTGTACAGGTCATCGAATTCCGGCTGCTCGCCCGCGTCGTAGGTGAAGGCGAGGGTGATATCGCAGTCGCCGCGCCGCAACGCCTCCACCGATTCGGGCGGCTCCGCGTCGAACAGCTCGATCCGGATGCCCGGATGCCGCGATTTGATCGAAGCCACCGCCGACGGGACGAGCGTCGCGCACGCACTGGGGAACGCGCAGACCCGGACCCGCCCCGACTTGAGCCGGGTGATCGCGGTCATCTGCTGCTGCGCCGCCGAGATCGTGCCGAGAATCCCGGCCGCGTGCCTGGCCAGGATCTCGCCCGCGTCGGTCAGCCGCAAACCCCGGCCCACCCGGACGAACAGCGGCGTGCCCACCGACCGTTCGAGCGCCTTCATCTGCTGGCTGATCGCGGGCTGCGTGTAACCGAGGTGCCGCGCCGCCGCGGCGAATGAACCGGTCCGTACGACCTCGTCGAAAACCCGAATGTGCCGTGAGTCGAACATGGCCAAGAATAAGCATCGCTTTGCCCCCCAGAGCAATCCATGCAGGCCCGGCCGCCGCTACCGGCTCGCTCTGAGCGCAGCCTGGCCGAAGTAGCCGAGCACACCCAACGCCGGGGCGACCCACCACAGCCACGCGGGGTACGGCCAAGCACCGTTACTGTCGAACGCTTGCCAGACGAAGATGACGGCGCCTAGCGCGAATCCGGCGATGTAGCCCTCGTTGCCGCCGGCCGCCAGCCGACGATCGATCTCGAACCGGGCGGCCAGCGCCGCCAGCAACGGCAGCGCGATGAGGACGAGTATGCCGTCGGGCTGATAACCCGCGGGATGCCCCATGCCCGCAATGGCGATGAGGATCAGGCCGAACAACCACAGGCCGACGTCCACCGCGAGCCGTTTGGAAAGTGCCCGCCAGGGCGAAACCGGTTCCTGTGCAGCTCTTCTCGCCGATGCTCCGCCGGATCTGATCATGGTGCTCCGGCGTTCGGCAATCGCGGGGTTGTCGAACAGGACCGAAAGCGGAATCAGATCGCTCGACGCGAAGACCTCCGCGAACCCGGCGGGAACACTGGCACCGGCCGGCGGATTCGCGCCGGGCTGCACCGGCACACCCATCCCCCACTGCCACGGCTCCCGCAGCTCACGCAGCGGCATCGCGAGTTCGGTGGTGGTGAAGTCCGTATCGGCGCCGGAAACGACCAGCGTCGCGATACCCGAACCCTGCGGACCGGTCAGCGCGAACCAGTACACGTTGCCGTGCTGCGGAAACTCCGCGAGCCACTCATATTTCGGGCTCGCGGTCAGATAGGCCGGTGCGACCGCACTCAAAGCCTCGAAAGTTTCGACGATGCCCGCCCGGCCCCACACAAGGTTGCTGAACGCCGCGTGCGAGAACAACGTATAGGCGATCTGTCGCGGATCCTGGTCACCGGCACCCGGATTGGGCAGACCGACCCGCTGCTCGCGGTCGCTGCGCCCGGACATCATCGACGCCTTTGCGGCAGTTCGGCTTTCATCGCAGGCTCCGATCGTGCGGTGACTGTTCCACCTCCATGGTGGCAACCGTCACCGCACCTCGGTATCAGCCGTTCAGCCGACTCCCCCTACGGCGCGATCCGGTGACACAACCAGGCGAGCGAGAGGGGGTAGCGGTAGTCGATCCCGCCGTGCCCCGCGTCGAACAGCTCGAACTGGATGAGGTCCGCGGGCACGTCGGCGGCGAGCAACGCGGCACGGAACGCCTGCCCGCCGATATCGAGGTACCACTCGTCGCGGGTGCCGCCGTCGATCCAGATCCCGCGCAAACCGCGCAGGGCCTCCGCGTATTTCGGGACCATGCGGACAGGATCCCAATCCAGCCAACGCTCCCACGCCGCGGCGTCGAGCACCCCGGTCACCGGATCGAAGGGCAGATCCACCGTGCCGTCTTCGCGCGCGGAGAAACAGGCCGAGACGCCCAACAGGCCGAGTAGGTCGCTGTCCTCCGGTTTGGTGAAGGCGACGCGCGACCGGAAGTCGTCCCACCAGCGCTGGATATCCCCGTCATAGGCGCGCAGATGCCGCACCGCCTTGGCGAACTCCGGGATATAGCAGAACTCGTAGAGCGCGTCGCCGGCGTGCGTGGCCAACGCGCCGAACAGATCCGGCCGCAGCATCGGTGTGATCATCGCGCCGAAGCCACCGCTCGACTTGCCTGTGATCGCCCGATGCGCCGCGCTCGGCAGGGTCCGATAGTGGGCGTCGACCCACGGCACCACTTCGTCGCACAGGTAGGTGTGGTACTTACCGGTGCCGGGCGAGTCGACGAATTGGCTACCGCCGTAAGCGGTCCAGGCGTCGACGAACACCACGATGGCGGGCGGCGCCGCGCCGTCGGCGAACACCCGGTCGGCCGTCTCCGGGAACGGCCGCCGGAACGGCTGCCGGTTGCGCCACATGGTGACGTCCCCCGTATAACCCTGGATCACATAGACCGCTGGATAACGCCGCTGCGGCTCGTCGTCGTAACCCGGTGGCAGATAAACCAGGACCGGCCGCTCATGTGGGTCGCCCAGCGGATTCCCTTGCAACACAGCGCTGTTGATCACCGACTCATCGATTCGTCCGGCCAGCTCAGTGGACCACGGCAGCATTCGACCTCCCAATGGAATACCTGCGTTACTTCCGATCAGAACCGTACTGCCGCCGCCGGACGAGCACACCGCAACGCGAAAACCAGTGGGACGGCCACCTCACTGGCGGGGGCGAAGTCGGTGGGCGCCCGCCAGCACCGGCCCGCCCGCCACCGTGACGGCCGCACCCAGCCGAGTGTCGGTGGCCAGTATCCAGCGCACCGTTTTCATCGCCATGATCAGCACTTCGCTGCCGCGCAGCCGCATGCCCGCTTCGAAATCGCGGACCGCCACCGGCAGGTTCACGGTTCCGTCGGCAACTGCACCGAGCTGTTCGACCAGGCTCGCGGCATCGCGAATAGCCGCGCCGGCACCCATACCGGCCGTCGGCGGCGTCGCGTGCACGGCGTCGCCGAGCGCGGTGATCGGCCCGGCCGGCCACGGCGCGAGGTCCCGTGCCCGCGTCGACGCCGCGTTGAACCGGAACGCCGCGACGCTGTCCGGATCGGCACGGGCGACGACCTCGAGCGTGCGTTCGCGCCAACCGTGGCGCCGGAACCGCTCCAGCAGCGCGGTCCGCACCGCGACACCGTGATCGTTCCGGATCGAGTCGGTCGCCGCGGACTCGGGAAACATCGCTCCCCAGATGTAGGTCGGGCCCGTCGTGATCGCGGTCCGAAGCTCGGGTGCGTCGAGTACGGCGTTGCCCACCGGGTCGAGATAGCCGACGTAGAGCGCCGAACCGCGCGGTCCCACCGCCAGCCCCGAACGCGGTCCCAGGCGAAGCTGCTCAGCTGCGCTGAGGTCGTCGACCGAGGTCCGTCCGGAAAAGCCGATGACACCGGCGGGCGAGTTCGTCGGGCGACCGGCGAGTTGCCGGGCCACCAGCGAATGCGCGCCGTCCGCCCCGACCAGCAGGTCGCCCGAGACCGGCGGCTCGTCGGCGAAATTCGCCAGCGGTCTGCCGTCCGCACCGAGACCGACCCCGGTGACGGATCGGCCCAGCCGCAGGTCCGCGCCGACCGCGTCGGCCAGCACCGTCCGCAAGGTGATCCGGTCGATGTCCACGCTCGGGTCGTCGCCGAGATCCCGGCCGCGGCCGAGCAACCGCCCACGCCGGTCCCACATCGCGTCTCGTTCGCGTAGCCGCAGCGCCGAGGCCGACGCCAGCACCCGTTCGAAGACCTCCGGCGCGACCAGGCCACGCAGCGCCGCCTGCGCCCTGCCGTCCAGCGTGATGTGATAGCCGCCGGTCGCCGCCACATCGGTATCGCGTTCGTAGACAACCACTTCGAGCCCGTTCCGCCGCAGACCGGCGGCCAGCGCCAACCCACCGATCCCGCCGCCGACGACGATGATGCGCATCCTGTTTCGACTCCTCTACCAGCTGCCGGACAACCTCGGAGCCGACGATCTCACCAGTACCGGCCATCGAGTGGCCACAATGGTGCGGTGGCCGATACCTCCCGGCGCGCACTGCGCCTGCTGTCCCTGCTCGCCGCCCGCCGCCGGTGGTCGCTGGACGAACTGGTCGCGCAACTCGACGTCAGCGCGCGCACCGTCCGGCGCGATATCGAAACCCTGCGAGCGCTCGACTATCCGGTCACGACCGTGCACGGTCCCGCGGGCGGCTACGAATTGGGCACCGGCCACACGCTGCCGCCCCTGCTGTTCGACGACGAGCAGGCCTTGGCCGTCGCGGTCGCGCTACAGACCGCGCCGAGCACTGTTTTCGGCCTCGGTGCCGACGCCGCTCGAGCACTGAAGACGCTCGAGCAAGTGATGCCCGCCCGGCTGCGCACCGCCATGGAATCGCTGAAACTCACCGCACTGCAGAACTATTGGGAATTTCCGGCTCCGCCCATCGCCGCCGACGCGCTGAAAGTCGTCGGCAGCGCGGTACGCACCCATCATCTGCTCGTCGTCGAGGCGCTACGCCCCGACGGCTCCCGCCCCCACCCCCGCGACCGAGACTTCACGCCGCCACATCGTATCGAGCCACACCATCTCGTGGTCTGGGCCGGCCGGTGGTACCTCGTCGCCCACCACCCCGCCGACAGCACCTGGCGCGTCCACCGCGTCGACCGACTCCACCTGCACACACCCCCCGGCCACGCCTTCACCCCGCGAGACCTCCCCGGCAACGACGTCGCCCACTTCGTCATGACCAGCCACAACCGCGGCGACACCCCCGCCGCCTGGGAATGCCTCGGATCCGCGCGCCTCGACCTGCCCGCCGAAACCGTAGCTCGTTGGGCGCCAGGCGGTTCCGTCGTCGAACACCTCGACCTCGAACACTGCCGCCTCACCCTCGGCGCCTGGTCCTGGGCAGGTATCGCGGGCATCCTCGCCACGTTCGACACCGAGCTGAGCGAGGTGGAACCGCCGGAGTTGGGCGCAGCGTGTCGGCGGCTTGCGCAGCGGTGGAAGGTGATTGGCAATTGAGCGGGTCTCCTCGATCGACCTCACGCCAGGTCCCCCCGATCCGCAACCCTTATCGTAAGCGTTACGACGCGCACCCCCGCCAGCTCCACCACCCCGCTGCGCCTTAATGCCCACGCCCAGACGTGATCATCTTGCGAGCCGACGCTCCGGTGCATTAACCGAGCGCGAACACCCGCAGTGGGCACGCAGCCATGACCGAAAACACCTGTCCACAGGCAGTACCACAGTAGTACCATTCGAGATATGGCGATGAACCTGAGACTGACCGACGACAACGAGAGTGCCGTTCGCGACCAAGCCGAGCGGGAAGGCGTGAGCATGAACGCGCTCATCAACCGGGCCGTGGCCGAGTACGTCGCCCGCTGGCAGCACCGCGACACTGTGCGCACCGAGATCGGATTCGCTATCGCTGAGCATCGCGAACTGCTGGACAAACTCAAGTGACCGAAGTCCGATACCTCGAACTCGAGGACGTGCTCGAGATCGCTTCAGCAGCCACCGACGGCGCGGCCATCGTGCGCGATCCGGGTCTACTACAAGCAGCCGTGTTCCGTTACCGCACTACGGTATTTGGTGAGGACGCGTATCCAACAGTTTTCGACAAGGCAGCGGCATTGCTCGAATCGCTAGCGCGCAACCACGCGTTCGTAGACGGCAACAAACGAACCGCGTGGACCTCAGCCGTCGTGTTTCTTGGTATCAACGGCCATCGAGTCACCGTCCAAAATGCGCCACTGCTCGAGACCTATCCGTTCGTAATCGCAGTGGCGACAGGCGAACTCAACAGTATCGACGAAATCGCGATCCGACTGGCGAAGTTCGCAAAAGAGCAATAAAAACGGTTTGACCCGCTCGGGCTCTCTCCTGCTACAACATCGCCTACGGTCGTTCACGGGTTTTCTGGCGCTTTTGCCGCGCAGTCACAGGAATTATACCGCGACGCACCTTCAACAGGTTCTCATCTTTTGTATTCTCACGCACTACAAGCCCACTCAGAATTCGATGTTGCGTTTCCGGCGTCCAGAACACAGTCAGGTACTTACGCGCGCGAGTGATCGCAGTGTAGAAAATATTATGGGAGATGCTTTCTTCATTTGCATCGGTGATAACAACCTTGACTGAATCAAACTCAAGGCCCTGCGCCTTATGAATCGACACGGCGTATGCGATCTGAAACGGCACAATGGTATTGAACGTATCGTCGTCGTCATCGGTGTTTCCACGTTCGAAAACATCGAACTGTACGGTCGATCCCCCTACCCATCGCAGATCGGTGAATTCCACCTCGGACTCCGAGATATCTCGGTCCAGCTCTACTTCGAACGTGATATGACCGGGCACACGGTCAATTTGCCGGATTTCACCCTTCAGATTATTGAAGATAACCGGACGGAACCGATCGGTCTCGTTGAAAAGAATCGGGTCTCCCACCTTATAGGTGGAATCGTTCCAGATTACGACTGGATTCGGATTACTAGCTTGCAGGAAGCGATTAACGTTGTTAATACCGTAAAGGCCGTCGTAGTTCAGGCAGAGCACGATCTCATCGGCACCATGATGCTGGAACAGCGAGGCTCCCAACACGGTTGAGTAGCCATTCTTCGAAAGAGACTCCTCGATACGATCGTCCAAGTTTCTCACTCGATCCCACAATGTGAGCAATGCTTCGTCGGTGGTCCTGAACGGCTTCGCAAGTTCGAATACCGATTCTTTTGGAATGTAAGATCGGATGATACCGAACCAGTTTCCGAACTCGATCGACTCGATCTGGTAGACATCACCCACGAGCACGAGAAGATTAAACGACGTCTTCTCTAACACGCTGAGCAAACTCGCATTGCTCACGATACTGCACTCATCGATCACGAGCACGTCATACGTTATGCCCGATGATGCGTTGCCATAAATGTGCTTGCTAATCGTGCTGAACTCCGCATTGGGTGCTTCCACTCGCCGCTTCAGATTGTCGACGGCCGGGTTCGTGTGTGCGAGGAAGAGCTTCTGCTTTTCGGTGAAATAGCTGGCGATAATACTCACCATGGTTGATTTCCCGGTGCCGGCAGCACCGTAGACGACCGCGACCTTCGAGCGTTCGAAGAGTGCCTGCAACGCATCGGATTTCAACTCGTCGTCGATAGCGTCAGGATTCGCGTTGATCCACCGCTTCACGTTCTTGCGATGATCCTCAACGCCTTTGGACGCGATCTTCTGCAGCTTCTCGATGATCGTTACGGTGTCGTCTTCATACCCGACCATGAACACGTAACCATTTGCCCGCGCAAGCTTCCGACGTGCGTGGCGCTGGGAAGGCGGGAGTTCGCCGTTGTGGCGTGCGATCAGTGCGTCCACATCACCCAGATCTTCGAGCTCCGTAACCGGTGTGTAAATAGTCCCGCGCTGCTCTACATTATTCCTGATCCGTCGTGCCAACAGCTCATGCGGTCGGCTCGACACGTTCAGACTCTCCGCGAGATCCGCGAAACGCGGATTATGTCCGCGCGGTGAAGTACAGAACGGCATCGTGTCGAACGGCCTACACCCGTGTGACGCCCGGAGATTCGACAACTGTCTACACGGTTCCGGCTCGTATTGGGCTCGGATGACCTGGTTGTTCATCCGAAGCATAAGATATCGCAGCAGGCGAGACCCCGGCTGATCGGCGCGAATCACCCTCCGGGCGCGGTCGACTACGGGGAAGATAGACGGAGCTCGACGTGAATTCTCCAGCGCTTTGACACGAAACTCGGCGTACCGTTCGTCGGTCATATCCACAAGGTCGAGAAGACTTGAGTGAGTAGTTGTCAGGCAATGCATTATGTTGCGAAACTCGATGTGGTTCGACTGAACCTGAGTCCTCTCCCCGAAGAGTCGCGCAAAGTTATTGAACTCACACGGGCGAATCGACACCTCCCACGAGCGTATGACCGCGATAGGCATCGTCTGACCGAGGACTGTGATTGTATCGGACGCAAGTTCCAGCAGAGCCGCATACTTATCAGTAATATCAATATCCGTGAAGCCGATAATGCGATCGAACTTACTCGTCCGATTGTGCGCCAGAGAGAACGTGACCTCATAGTAAATATTGCCGTCGATGAAGAAAGGACGCGCTCCGTGAATATAATATCTATCGCGGCGATCGCCCGATGCGCGCGTGTCGGGTTGCACGTCTATACGCGCCGCAATCTTCTCATAGTATTCGCGAAGTGATGGATCGAGATCGATCGGAAACTTCTCAAGGTTACCCAGAAGGGCGATGCCGAACTGCTGTTTCGCCAGGTCGCGGGTCCGGAGCAAGTACTCATAGTACTTGAGCATCAGGCGCTCGGACGGGTCACGATCCAAGGTGTAGTGTGACACACTCGCCTGGAGCAGGGCGTGGAACCTGGCCAGCAGCCTGAACTTGGCCGTCGCCCTGACAACATCCAACGCCGACGCAACCTGGTTGTAGTGAAACTCAGCGAAAGGATCGTTTAGATTCGCCCAGACGATCAGCCCTTCGACGAGATTTCGCAGCTGCGCCAGGACATTCTGCGACAGGAACCCCCGGTCGCACGTGAGACTGTCAAGATTCTGACAGATCACACTGTCGGCACTTTGCACTTGCTGCTCGACTGACGCCATCGTCCCCGCTCCCTCCTCAGAAGCCCGCCTGGTGACCCAGCACCTCGGCAAGCGCCGTGGCGACGGTCTATCTTCCCACCCCGCTCATCAGGACTCATCCGCCCACCCCGCCAATGCGCGATACTGATCTCGAGAACAGAGTTGTTGCAGCAGTTGCAAATCGAGTTCCTGTAACCGGGATCGTCACCAGCCTCTATACCCAGCTCAGTCCACCGTTGGCCACATGCCGGG
This genomic stretch from Nocardia brasiliensis ATCC 700358 harbors:
- a CDS encoding AAA family ATPase → MASVEQQVQSADSVICQNLDSLTCDRGFLSQNVLAQLRNLVEGLIVWANLNDPFAEFHYNQVASALDVVRATAKFRLLARFHALLQASVSHYTLDRDPSERLMLKYYEYLLRTRDLAKQQFGIALLGNLEKFPIDLDPSLREYYEKIAARIDVQPDTRASGDRRDRYYIHGARPFFIDGNIYYEVTFSLAHNRTSKFDRIIGFTDIDITDKYAALLELASDTITVLGQTMPIAVIRSWEVSIRPCEFNNFARLFGERTQVQSNHIEFRNIMHCLTTTHSSLLDLVDMTDERYAEFRVKALENSRRAPSIFPVVDRARRVIRADQPGSRLLRYLMLRMNNQVIRAQYEPEPCRQLSNLRASHGCRPFDTMPFCTSPRGHNPRFADLAESLNVSSRPHELLARRIRNNVEQRGTIYTPVTELEDLGDVDALIARHNGELPPSQRHARRKLARANGYVFMVGYEDDTVTIIEKLQKIASKGVEDHRKNVKRWINANPDAIDDELKSDALQALFERSKVAVVYGAAGTGKSTMVSIIASYFTEKQKLFLAHTNPAVDNLKRRVEAPNAEFSTISKHIYGNASSGITYDVLVIDECSIVSNASLLSVLEKTSFNLLVLVGDVYQIESIEFGNWFGIIRSYIPKESVFELAKPFRTTDEALLTLWDRVRNLDDRIEESLSKNGYSTVLGASLFQHHGADEIVLCLNYDGLYGINNVNRFLQASNPNPVVIWNDSTYKVGDPILFNETDRFRPVIFNNLKGEIRQIDRVPGHITFEVELDRDISESEVEFTDLRWVGGSTVQFDVFERGNTDDDDDTFNTIVPFQIAYAVSIHKAQGLEFDSVKVVITDANEESISHNIFYTAITRARKYLTVFWTPETQHRILSGLVVRENTKDENLLKVRRGIIPVTARQKRQKTRERP